One region of Rhodocaloribacter litoris genomic DNA includes:
- a CDS encoding TAT-variant-translocated molybdopterin oxidoreductase, which produces MIELPILDAEMPRQEQRASARPARPRFWRSLDHLHGDPEFERIAQHEFMPGASELPSGASRRQFLQLMGASMALAGLTACRRPVQHIMPFARKPEEMIPGIPMQYATSMPFRGVLRPLLVESHDGRPTKIEGNPEHPESRGTTGVFEQASILNLYDPDRSQQVLRGGDPSNWRAFVDFCERFLVGAGSKRVAVLAEASSSMTMAALRQRLAGAYGRLLWVTYDEDPGARGLQQAFGRPVRARYDFARARTIVSLDADFLGPADRDMLHNTRSFAAGRRVDGREEMSRLYVVESGYSITGGMADNRLRLRSSEIPALAAALAARLGLDVGTAGAAFADHPYVVEMARDLRQAGAEGVVLAGETQPPAVHALCAAINSALGSLGRAVQLFDTGAPADDLAFEELVGEMQAGNVDALLILGCNPVYDAPADLDFAGALARVPETIHVGLHVDETAAACRWHVPRAHYLEAWGDGRAYDGTMAVVQPLIAPLYDDAHSDLEVLNTFATGLDQSGYDLVREQWRGLLPGDFEPAWRRVLHDGFLPGSGYAAVTAAAAVPAGYAVPAVGADDIEVVFRLDPKVLDGSFANNAWMQELPDPTTKVTWDNVAVMSPATAERLGVRTRLVGGKHFADRIRITAGGNSIEAPVWVQPGYADNSIGLTLGYGRTIRSNRPERKTNFFDLDDYTDVYGHGAVATGVGVNVAPLRTTQARQVAVGVQVEKADGEHMVASTQDHGALPEEMEQVRRRNIFRMATLEEYRANPAFVREDEPRPIREPWEDYPALWEENHPSRQEAAKDNPYYKNQWAMVIDLQACTGCNACVVACQAENNIQVVGKEEVARGREMHWIRLDRYFVSDDDNVDEARMVMQPVPCMHCENAPCESVCPVAATVHSPDGTNQMIYNRCIGTRYCANNCPYKVRRFNYYNWTKTLPVQVRMTQNPNVTVRSRGVMEKCSYCIQRIREANKRTNLENRPIRDGEVLTACQQACPAQAITFGDLNDPNSRVNQARASHRRYELLAELAVKPRTSYLARVTNPNPRLSAEV; this is translated from the coding sequence ATGATCGAACTTCCCATCCTCGATGCTGAGATGCCGCGTCAGGAGCAGCGGGCGTCTGCACGTCCGGCGCGGCCCCGGTTCTGGCGTAGCCTGGACCATCTTCACGGCGATCCGGAGTTTGAGCGGATCGCGCAGCACGAGTTCATGCCGGGGGCGAGCGAGCTGCCCTCCGGCGCCTCCCGGCGGCAGTTCCTCCAGCTCATGGGGGCCTCGATGGCGCTGGCCGGGCTGACGGCGTGCCGTCGTCCCGTGCAGCACATCATGCCGTTCGCGCGCAAGCCGGAGGAGATGATCCCCGGCATTCCGATGCAGTATGCCACGTCGATGCCCTTTCGCGGGGTGCTCCGGCCCCTGCTCGTCGAAAGCCACGACGGGCGCCCGACGAAGATCGAGGGCAATCCCGAGCATCCGGAAAGCCGGGGGACGACGGGGGTTTTCGAGCAGGCTTCCATCCTGAACCTCTACGACCCCGACCGCTCGCAGCAGGTCCTGCGGGGCGGGGATCCGAGCAACTGGCGGGCCTTCGTCGACTTCTGTGAGCGCTTTCTGGTCGGGGCCGGCTCGAAGCGGGTGGCCGTGCTGGCCGAGGCCTCCTCGTCCATGACGATGGCCGCGCTCCGGCAGCGCCTGGCCGGTGCGTACGGCCGGCTCCTCTGGGTGACCTACGACGAGGATCCCGGGGCGCGCGGGCTGCAGCAGGCCTTCGGGCGCCCGGTGCGTGCCCGCTACGACTTCGCCCGCGCCCGCACCATCGTCAGCCTCGACGCCGACTTTCTCGGCCCGGCCGACCGGGACATGCTCCACAACACCCGCTCCTTCGCCGCGGGACGCCGGGTGGACGGGCGCGAGGAGATGAGCCGTCTCTATGTCGTCGAGAGCGGTTATTCGATCACCGGGGGCATGGCCGACAACCGCCTGCGCCTGCGCTCGAGCGAGATTCCGGCCTTGGCCGCAGCCCTGGCCGCCCGTCTCGGCCTCGACGTCGGAACGGCCGGGGCTGCCTTCGCCGATCATCCCTACGTGGTCGAGATGGCCCGGGATCTCCGGCAGGCGGGGGCGGAGGGCGTCGTCCTGGCCGGTGAGACGCAGCCGCCGGCGGTGCATGCCCTGTGCGCGGCCATCAACAGCGCCCTGGGCAGCCTCGGACGGGCCGTGCAGCTCTTCGACACCGGGGCACCGGCCGACGACCTGGCCTTCGAGGAGCTGGTCGGGGAGATGCAGGCCGGCAACGTGGATGCCCTGCTGATTCTCGGGTGCAACCCCGTCTACGACGCCCCGGCCGACCTCGACTTCGCCGGTGCGCTCGCCCGCGTTCCCGAGACGATCCACGTCGGGCTGCACGTCGACGAGACGGCGGCGGCCTGTCGCTGGCACGTGCCGCGCGCTCACTACCTGGAGGCGTGGGGCGACGGCCGGGCCTACGACGGTACGATGGCCGTCGTGCAGCCGCTCATCGCGCCCCTCTACGACGACGCCCACTCCGACCTCGAGGTCCTCAACACGTTCGCCACCGGCCTCGACCAGTCCGGCTACGACCTCGTCCGCGAGCAGTGGCGCGGGCTGCTTCCGGGCGATTTCGAGCCGGCCTGGCGGCGCGTGCTGCACGACGGCTTCCTGCCGGGCAGCGGGTACGCCGCCGTGACGGCCGCAGCGGCGGTTCCGGCGGGCTATGCGGTGCCCGCCGTCGGGGCGGACGACATCGAGGTGGTCTTCCGCCTCGACCCGAAGGTGCTCGACGGCAGCTTCGCCAACAACGCCTGGATGCAGGAGCTGCCCGATCCCACGACGAAGGTCACGTGGGACAACGTGGCGGTGATGAGCCCGGCCACGGCCGAGCGCCTGGGGGTGCGTACCCGCCTCGTCGGCGGCAAGCATTTCGCAGACCGCATCCGGATCACCGCCGGCGGCAACAGCATCGAGGCGCCCGTGTGGGTGCAGCCCGGCTATGCGGACAACTCCATCGGCCTGACGCTCGGCTACGGCCGCACGATCCGCTCGAACCGGCCCGAGCGCAAGACCAACTTCTTCGACCTGGACGACTACACCGACGTCTACGGGCACGGGGCCGTGGCCACGGGCGTCGGCGTCAACGTGGCCCCGCTGCGCACGACGCAGGCCCGGCAGGTGGCCGTCGGCGTGCAGGTCGAAAAGGCGGACGGGGAGCACATGGTCGCCTCCACGCAGGACCACGGCGCGCTGCCCGAGGAAATGGAGCAGGTGCGTCGCCGCAACATCTTCCGCATGGCGACGCTCGAGGAGTACCGCGCCAACCCCGCGTTCGTCCGGGAGGATGAACCCAGGCCTATCCGGGAGCCGTGGGAGGATTATCCGGCGCTCTGGGAGGAAAACCATCCCAGCCGTCAGGAGGCCGCCAAGGACAATCCCTACTACAAGAACCAGTGGGCGATGGTCATCGACCTGCAGGCCTGCACCGGCTGTAACGCCTGTGTGGTGGCCTGCCAGGCCGAGAACAACATTCAGGTCGTCGGCAAGGAGGAGGTGGCCCGCGGGCGCGAGATGCACTGGATCCGCCTGGACCGCTACTTCGTCAGCGACGACGACAACGTGGACGAGGCCCGCATGGTGATGCAGCCGGTGCCGTGCATGCACTGCGAGAACGCCCCGTGCGAGTCGGTCTGCCCGGTGGCGGCCACGGTGCACTCGCCCGACGGCACCAACCAGATGATCTACAACCGCTGCATCGGCACGCGCTACTGCGCCAACAACTGTCCCTACAAGGTGCGCCGGTTCAACTATTACAACTGGACCAAGACGCTGCCGGTGCAGGTGCGGATGACGCAGAACCCGAACGTGACGGTGCGCTCGCGCGGTGTGATGGAGAAGTGCTCCTACTGCATCCAGCGCATCCGCGAGGCCAACAAGCGGACCAACCTGGAGAACCGTCCCATCCGCGACGGCGAGGTGCTCACGGCGTGCCAGCAGGCATGCCCGGCGCAGGCCATCACCTTCGGCGACCTCAACGATCCGAACAGCCGGGTGAACCAGGCGCGGGCCAGCCACCGCCGCTACGAATTGCTGGCCGAGCTGGCCGTCAAGCCGCGTACCTCGTACCTGGCGCGCGTCACCAACCCCAACCCCCGGCTTTCGGCAGAGGTCTGA
- a CDS encoding cytochrome c3 family protein yields MPQIFPKKANALPHLSLAGALFGGVFLIFFVWYYFSPEYTDVGYAPEQPVPYSHRLHAGQLGIDCQYCHNWVEVADHSNVPPTQTCMNCHSQVRTESLKLLPVRESWATGDPIPWVKVHNLPDYANFSHAVHVNNGVGCETCHGRVDQMEVVFQAEPLSMGWCLECHRQPELYLRPNDEITTMGYVQPADFVQRNMERIRVEHIEPPTNCSACHY; encoded by the coding sequence ATGCCGCAGATTTTCCCGAAAAAAGCCAACGCCTTGCCCCACCTGTCGCTGGCCGGGGCGCTCTTCGGCGGGGTGTTTCTGATCTTCTTCGTCTGGTATTACTTCTCCCCGGAGTATACCGACGTGGGCTATGCGCCGGAGCAGCCCGTGCCCTACAGCCACCGCCTGCATGCCGGGCAACTGGGGATCGACTGCCAGTATTGCCACAACTGGGTGGAGGTGGCCGACCATTCGAACGTGCCGCCGACGCAGACGTGCATGAACTGCCATAGCCAGGTCCGGACCGAGTCCCTGAAGCTTTTGCCCGTGCGCGAGAGCTGGGCCACCGGCGATCCGATTCCCTGGGTGAAGGTGCACAACCTGCCCGACTATGCCAACTTCAGCCACGCCGTGCACGTGAACAACGGTGTCGGGTGTGAGACGTGTCATGGACGGGTCGATCAGATGGAGGTCGTCTTCCAGGCCGAGCCGTTGTCGATGGGGTGGTGCCTGGAGTGCCACCGGCAACCGGAACTTTACCTCCGGCCCAACGACGAGATCACCACGATGGGCTACGTCCAGCCGGCCGACTTCGTCCAGCGCAACATGGAGCGCATCCGGGTCGAGCACATCGAGCCCCCCACGAATTGCTCTGCGTGCCACTACTAA
- the purD gene encoding phosphoribosylamine--glycine ligase — MRILIVGSGGREHALAWGLAQSPERPELYIAPGNAGTETLGENVPVAADDLDGLLALARERRVDLVVVGPEQPLVAGLVDRLEAAGVPVVGPTAAAARLEGSKAFAKAFMQRHGIPTAAHRTFTARDYDAAVAYLDAVGAPVVVKASGLAAGKGAVVCSTRPEARAALDAMLREGRFGAAGDEVVIEEYMQGEEASVFALTDGTDYVLLAPAQDHKRIGEGDTGPNTGGMGAYAPAPVVTEAVLARVRREIVEPTLRGMAAEGHPYRGILYVGLMITEDGPKVVEYNCRLGDPEAQVVIPLLAGDLAVLFDRLARGRLREVNVALRPAAAACVVLASQGYPGTYQKGFVIEGLDEAGALDDVLVLHAGTRRRKDGAVVTAGGRVLAVTALAPDLAGALEKAYRGAGLIRFEGKYYRRDIGRKGLLRLRQG; from the coding sequence ATGCGCATCCTGATCGTGGGAAGCGGCGGGCGTGAGCACGCCCTGGCCTGGGGCCTGGCGCAGAGCCCGGAGCGACCCGAACTGTACATCGCCCCCGGCAATGCGGGGACGGAAACGCTGGGGGAGAACGTACCCGTGGCAGCGGACGACCTCGACGGCCTGCTGGCCCTGGCCCGGGAGCGCCGGGTCGATCTGGTGGTGGTGGGGCCGGAACAGCCGCTGGTGGCCGGCCTCGTCGACCGGTTGGAGGCGGCGGGGGTGCCCGTCGTCGGTCCGACGGCCGCCGCGGCGCGGCTCGAAGGGAGCAAGGCGTTCGCCAAGGCCTTCATGCAGCGGCACGGCATCCCCACGGCGGCGCATCGCACCTTCACCGCCCGGGACTACGACGCGGCCGTCGCTTACCTGGACGCCGTGGGGGCGCCCGTCGTGGTGAAGGCCAGCGGGCTGGCCGCCGGCAAGGGGGCGGTGGTGTGCTCGACGCGCCCGGAGGCCCGCGCCGCCCTCGACGCGATGCTGCGCGAGGGACGCTTCGGCGCGGCCGGCGACGAGGTGGTCATCGAGGAATACATGCAGGGGGAGGAGGCCAGCGTCTTTGCCCTCACCGATGGCACCGACTATGTGCTGCTGGCACCCGCGCAGGATCACAAGCGGATCGGAGAAGGTGATACCGGGCCGAACACCGGCGGCATGGGGGCCTACGCGCCGGCCCCCGTCGTCACGGAGGCGGTGCTGGCACGGGTGCGGCGGGAGATCGTCGAGCCGACGCTCCGGGGGATGGCGGCGGAAGGGCACCCGTACCGGGGGATCCTCTACGTGGGGCTCATGATCACCGAAGACGGCCCGAAGGTGGTCGAGTATAACTGTCGCCTCGGAGATCCGGAGGCGCAGGTGGTGATCCCGCTGCTGGCGGGCGACCTGGCCGTCCTCTTCGACCGGCTGGCCCGGGGACGGCTCCGGGAGGTGAACGTGGCCCTGCGTCCCGCCGCCGCCGCCTGTGTGGTGCTGGCCTCGCAGGGCTATCCGGGGACCTATCAGAAGGGCTTCGTCATCGAAGGCCTGGACGAGGCCGGCGCCCTCGACGACGTCCTTGTCCTGCACGCCGGCACCCGGCGGCGGAAGGACGGGGCCGTGGTCACCGCCGGCGGGCGGGTGCTGGCCGTGACCGCCCTGGCTCCCGACCTCGCCGGTGCACTCGAGAAAGCCTACCGGGGGGCCGGACTGATCCGGTTCGAAGGCAAATACTACCGGCGCGACATCGGGCGGAAGGGACTCCTGCGGCTGCGCCAGGGGTAA
- a CDS encoding gamma carbonic anhydrase family protein produces MVRAFLGVTPVYDETNYIAPSAEVIGDVTLGKGASVWFNATVRGDVNWIRIGAASNIQDNAVVHVTKGVAPTDIGEGVTVGHSAVVHGCTVEDNVLVGMGAVLLDHCVIGRDSIVGARALVTQGTRIPPRSLVLGSPARVVRELTDEEVEQIRTFARNYLHYSAIYRGEARPETNPFYER; encoded by the coding sequence ATGGTGCGTGCTTTTCTCGGGGTCACGCCGGTTTATGATGAAACCAACTACATCGCGCCCTCGGCCGAGGTCATCGGCGATGTGACGCTGGGGAAGGGGGCCAGTGTGTGGTTCAACGCCACCGTGCGGGGAGACGTCAACTGGATCCGCATCGGCGCCGCGTCGAACATTCAGGACAACGCGGTGGTCCATGTCACGAAGGGCGTGGCACCGACCGACATCGGAGAGGGCGTCACCGTGGGACACAGCGCCGTCGTGCACGGTTGCACCGTCGAGGACAATGTGCTTGTGGGCATGGGGGCCGTCCTGCTCGATCACTGCGTCATCGGGCGCGACAGCATCGTCGGGGCGCGGGCGCTGGTGACGCAGGGGACGCGGATCCCGCCGCGTTCGCTCGTGCTCGGCAGCCCGGCCCGCGTCGTGCGTGAACTGACCGACGAGGAGGTCGAGCAGATCCGCACCTTTGCCCGGAATTACCTTCACTACAGTGCCATCTACCGTGGCGAAGCCCGGCCGGAGACCAACCCGTTCTACGAGCGGTGA
- the mutS gene encoding DNA mismatch repair protein MutS, with product MGRKKKDTGQTPLMRQYYKIKDRHPNAILLFRMGDFYETFDEDAHTVSRVLGITLTKRANGQAADVPLAGFPHHALDNYLPKLVRAGYRVAICEQLEDPKYARKVVKRDVVEVVTPGVAFHDQLVNPRQAHYLAAVHFGRERGREDVVGFAFIDATTGEFSVTEVEAAHLESLFETIGPAEVLVEKGFQKRLQGVRGASFVLTPLEDWVFGFDFAYETLLRHFKTHSLKGFGVDDLRTGLVAAGAALHYLGETQKGRLPHIRRITRYAGDDYMALDPQTKRNLELVAPLQGEGREGTLVHILDETLTAMGARLLRKWLVRPLRSVEQIQRRLDAVEALFKAPRLRENLREELRQVGDLERLAAKVCTGRATPRDLHLLKLTLRQVPSLKTLLADERCPTLRKLAEGLTLCQDVVDRIEAALVDDPPATLKDGGVIRTGYHEELDELRRIASSGKDWVARMQKQEAERTGIPSLKVGFNKVFGYYLEITNAHKDKVPDDYIRKQTLVNAERYITPALKEYEEKILTAEEKIVNLEAELFNALRLAVAEATPDLQRNATLLALLDCFCALAEVAERYDYTRPDVHEGTDLDLEDARHPVVERTLPAGEPFIPNSIRLDPASEQILIITGPNMAGKSVVLRQVGLIVLLAQIGSFVPARRARVGIVDRIFTRVGASDNLAAGESTFLVEMNETANILNNATPRSLILLDEVGRGTSTFDGLSIAWALVEYLHENPHVAARTLFATHYHELNELADRYPRVRNFRIQVQEHEGKVIFLRKLVPGGADHSYGIEVARMAGLPEPVIRRAKEILHHLESQHLVIEGGERSGGDGVAVRRPAPVPAVEGGAFQMSLFAPEPDPKLLELRDRLLALDPNRLTPIEALLQLAELKRLAGGDA from the coding sequence ATGGGGCGTAAGAAGAAGGACACCGGGCAGACGCCGCTGATGCGGCAGTATTACAAGATCAAGGACCGTCATCCGAACGCGATCCTGCTGTTTCGGATGGGCGACTTCTACGAGACGTTTGACGAGGATGCCCACACGGTGAGCCGGGTGCTGGGGATCACGCTCACGAAGCGAGCCAACGGGCAGGCCGCCGATGTGCCGCTGGCCGGCTTCCCGCACCACGCGCTCGACAACTACCTCCCGAAGCTCGTGCGGGCCGGGTACCGTGTGGCCATCTGCGAACAGCTCGAAGACCCCAAGTACGCCCGCAAGGTCGTCAAGCGCGACGTCGTCGAGGTGGTGACGCCCGGCGTTGCCTTCCACGATCAGCTCGTCAACCCCCGGCAGGCGCATTACCTGGCGGCCGTCCACTTCGGGCGCGAACGGGGCCGTGAGGACGTCGTCGGCTTCGCCTTCATCGATGCGACGACGGGCGAGTTCAGCGTCACCGAGGTGGAGGCCGCCCATCTGGAGAGCCTGTTCGAGACGATCGGTCCGGCTGAGGTGCTCGTCGAGAAAGGGTTTCAGAAACGGCTTCAGGGCGTGCGCGGGGCGTCGTTCGTCCTGACGCCGCTGGAGGACTGGGTCTTCGGCTTCGATTTCGCCTATGAGACCCTGCTCCGCCACTTCAAGACGCACTCGCTCAAGGGCTTCGGCGTGGACGACCTGCGGACGGGTCTCGTGGCGGCCGGGGCGGCGCTCCATTACCTCGGCGAGACGCAGAAGGGACGCCTGCCCCACATCCGCCGGATCACGCGCTACGCCGGGGACGATTACATGGCGCTTGATCCGCAGACGAAGCGCAACCTCGAACTGGTGGCACCCTTGCAGGGAGAAGGGCGTGAGGGTACGCTCGTCCATATCCTCGATGAGACGCTCACGGCCATGGGGGCGCGCCTGCTGCGCAAATGGCTCGTGCGCCCGCTCCGCAGCGTCGAGCAGATCCAGCGGCGCCTCGACGCCGTGGAGGCCCTGTTCAAAGCACCCAGGCTGCGGGAAAACCTGCGGGAGGAACTGCGCCAGGTGGGGGATCTGGAGCGGCTGGCGGCGAAAGTCTGTACGGGCCGCGCCACCCCGCGCGACCTCCACCTCCTGAAGCTGACGCTCCGCCAGGTTCCGTCGTTGAAGACGCTCCTGGCCGATGAGCGGTGCCCCACGCTCCGCAAGCTGGCCGAGGGGCTGACCCTCTGCCAGGACGTCGTCGACCGCATCGAGGCCGCCCTCGTCGATGATCCGCCTGCCACCCTCAAAGACGGCGGGGTCATTCGCACCGGCTATCACGAGGAACTCGACGAACTCCGCCGGATCGCCTCCTCGGGCAAGGACTGGGTCGCCCGCATGCAGAAGCAGGAGGCCGAGCGCACCGGCATCCCGTCGCTAAAAGTGGGCTTCAACAAAGTCTTCGGCTACTACCTGGAGATCACCAATGCCCACAAAGACAAGGTGCCGGACGACTACATCCGCAAGCAGACGCTCGTCAACGCGGAGCGGTACATCACGCCGGCGCTGAAGGAGTACGAGGAGAAGATCCTCACGGCGGAGGAGAAGATCGTCAACCTGGAGGCGGAGCTGTTCAACGCGCTGCGCCTGGCGGTGGCCGAGGCCACGCCGGACCTGCAGCGCAACGCCACGCTCCTGGCCCTGCTCGACTGCTTCTGCGCCCTGGCCGAGGTGGCCGAGCGGTATGACTACACCCGCCCCGACGTGCACGAGGGGACGGACCTCGACCTCGAGGACGCCCGCCATCCCGTCGTCGAGCGGACGTTGCCGGCGGGCGAGCCCTTCATCCCGAACAGCATCCGCCTCGACCCGGCGTCCGAGCAGATCCTCATCATCACCGGGCCGAACATGGCCGGGAAGAGCGTGGTGCTGCGCCAGGTGGGGCTGATCGTGCTCCTGGCCCAGATCGGATCGTTCGTGCCGGCCCGTCGCGCCCGGGTGGGCATCGTGGACCGCATCTTCACCCGCGTGGGGGCCTCCGACAACCTGGCCGCCGGCGAGAGCACGTTCCTCGTCGAGATGAACGAGACGGCCAATATCCTGAACAACGCCACGCCCCGGTCGCTCATCCTGCTCGACGAGGTCGGGCGCGGCACCTCCACCTTCGACGGCCTCTCCATCGCCTGGGCGCTCGTCGAGTACCTCCACGAGAACCCGCACGTCGCGGCGCGGACCCTTTTTGCCACGCATTACCACGAACTCAACGAACTTGCGGACCGCTACCCCCGGGTGCGTAACTTCCGCATCCAGGTGCAGGAGCACGAGGGCAAGGTCATCTTTCTGCGCAAGCTCGTGCCCGGCGGGGCGGATCATTCCTATGGCATCGAGGTGGCGCGCATGGCCGGGCTGCCGGAGCCGGTCATCCGGCGGGCGAAGGAGATCCTGCACCACCTCGAAAGCCAGCACCTCGTGATCGAGGGCGGGGAGCGGTCCGGCGGGGATGGCGTGGCCGTCCGGCGTCCGGCACCCGTCCCGGCCGTCGAGGGCGGGGCGTTCCAGATGTCGCTCTTCGCCCCCGAGCCGGACCCGAAACTGCTCGAACTGCGCGACCGCCTCCTGGCGCTCGACCCGAACCGCCTCACGCCCATCGAGGCCCTGCTCCAGCTGGCCGAACTAAAACGGCTCGCCGGGGGGGATGCATAA
- a CDS encoding bifunctional metallophosphatase/5'-nucleotidase, whose product MVRMRAGWWLGFVALLWLAGCGGTGRAVEHGAAGPEDVSVTILQMNDVYEIAPVEGGTRGGLARVAMLRKRLREANPNTLTVMAGDFFSPSAMGTARVDGRRLDGRQMVAVLNTLGLDLATFGNHEFDLGAEAFYERLAESRFTWVSANVRDSLGRPFPGVQDTHVWTATDAAGRTVRVGFTGATLPATQKDYVTYEDVEASVRRALDDLRSRADVIVALTHLTLEQDAALAVAFPEIDLILGGHEHENYHLRRGPDDTPVVKADANARSVFVHDLHVDPATGRVRVESRFVPVTDAIPDDPETAAEVRRWTERAFAAFRAGGFAPEEVVAEVPVPLDGREASVRNHPTGLTDLIAGAMLHAAEGADAAVFNSGSIRIDDVVPPGPVTQYDVIRILPFGGDVLTVRVRGDVLARVLDQGLANRGSGGFLQTANLSRDADGRWRLGGEPIRPDHTYRIATGDYLASGREKGLDFFAIGAPGVELVRRNGDVRTAVIDELRRRYGRAGR is encoded by the coding sequence ATGGTACGAATGCGAGCGGGGTGGTGGCTGGGTTTCGTGGCGCTGCTCTGGCTGGCCGGGTGCGGGGGCACGGGGCGGGCCGTCGAACATGGCGCGGCGGGGCCGGAAGACGTCTCCGTCACGATCCTCCAGATGAACGACGTGTACGAGATTGCGCCCGTCGAGGGCGGGACACGGGGCGGGCTCGCCCGGGTGGCCATGCTCCGGAAGCGGCTCCGGGAGGCCAACCCGAACACGCTCACGGTCATGGCCGGCGACTTCTTCAGCCCCTCGGCCATGGGCACGGCGCGCGTGGACGGCCGGCGCCTCGACGGGCGGCAGATGGTGGCCGTCCTGAACACACTCGGCCTGGATCTGGCCACCTTCGGCAACCACGAGTTCGACCTCGGCGCCGAAGCCTTCTACGAACGCCTGGCCGAGTCGCGCTTCACGTGGGTCTCGGCCAACGTCCGCGATTCACTCGGGCGACCCTTCCCCGGCGTGCAGGATACGCACGTGTGGACCGCCACCGACGCAGCCGGGCGCACCGTGCGCGTGGGCTTCACCGGGGCTACGCTCCCGGCCACGCAGAAGGACTACGTGACGTACGAGGACGTGGAGGCGTCGGTGCGGAGGGCGCTCGACGACCTGCGCAGCCGCGCCGACGTGATCGTGGCGCTGACCCACCTGACGCTCGAGCAGGATGCCGCGCTGGCCGTCGCCTTTCCCGAGATCGACCTGATCCTGGGCGGGCACGAGCACGAGAACTACCACCTGCGCCGGGGTCCGGACGACACGCCCGTCGTGAAGGCCGATGCCAACGCTCGCTCGGTCTTCGTGCACGACCTCCACGTCGACCCGGCGACGGGCCGGGTGCGCGTCGAGAGCCGGTTCGTGCCGGTGACGGACGCGATCCCCGACGACCCGGAGACGGCCGCCGAGGTGCGGCGCTGGACGGAACGGGCGTTCGCCGCTTTCCGCGCGGGCGGCTTTGCGCCCGAGGAGGTGGTGGCCGAGGTGCCCGTGCCGCTCGACGGGCGCGAGGCCAGCGTGCGTAACCACCCCACGGGCCTGACGGATCTCATCGCCGGGGCCATGCTCCACGCCGCCGAGGGGGCGGATGCCGCCGTCTTCAACAGCGGCTCCATCCGCATCGACGACGTCGTGCCACCCGGACCGGTCACGCAGTACGACGTGATCCGCATCCTGCCCTTCGGCGGCGACGTCCTCACGGTGCGCGTCCGGGGCGACGTCCTCGCCCGTGTGCTCGATCAGGGCCTGGCTAACCGGGGCTCCGGCGGCTTCCTGCAGACGGCCAACCTGAGCCGGGACGCGGACGGGCGCTGGCGCCTCGGCGGCGAGCCGATCCGCCCGGATCACACCTACCGCATCGCCACGGGCGACTACCTGGCCTCCGGTCGTGAAAAAGGGCTCGATTTCTTCGCCATCGGTGCGCCCGGGGTTGAACTCGTCCGCCGGAACGGCGACGTTCGGACGGCTGTCATCGACGAACTCCGCCGCCGGTATGGTCGCGCCGGGCGTTGA
- a CDS encoding sulfurtransferase, producing MPYTTLIAPEDLLPRLEDPGWAVLDCRFSLQDPERGRRAYREAHIPGAVYAHLDDDLSGPVVPGRTGRHPWPDPDALAATLSAFGIDETVQVVAYDDAGGAIAARLWGLLTWLGHDAVAVLDGGWPAWQRAGYPVRGGEERRPPRRFVPRPRPGLLVTAGDVERVRQDPAWRLLDARAPERFRGEHEPIDPVAGHIPGAVSAPFAGNLDDGGRFLPPETLRARYAALLGEVPPERVVCYCGSGVTANHVRLAMAHAGLGLPRLYPGSWSEWITDPARPVAREATP from the coding sequence ATGCCCTACACCACGCTGATTGCCCCGGAGGACCTGTTACCCCGCCTGGAGGACCCCGGCTGGGCAGTCCTCGACTGCCGCTTCTCGCTCCAGGACCCGGAGCGCGGGCGACGGGCGTACCGGGAGGCCCACATCCCGGGCGCCGTCTATGCCCACCTGGACGACGATCTCTCGGGACCGGTCGTGCCGGGCCGGACCGGACGGCACCCCTGGCCCGATCCCGATGCGCTCGCCGCCACCCTCTCCGCTTTCGGCATCGACGAGACGGTGCAGGTCGTCGCCTACGACGATGCCGGCGGCGCGATCGCGGCGCGGCTGTGGGGGCTCCTGACCTGGCTCGGCCACGACGCCGTCGCCGTGCTCGACGGCGGCTGGCCCGCCTGGCAACGCGCCGGCTACCCCGTGCGCGGCGGTGAGGAGCGGCGCCCCCCGCGGCGGTTCGTCCCCCGCCCCCGGCCCGGGCTGCTCGTGACGGCCGGCGACGTCGAGCGCGTGCGGCAGGACCCGGCCTGGCGGCTGCTCGACGCCCGCGCACCCGAGCGCTTCCGCGGCGAGCACGAGCCCATCGACCCGGTGGCCGGTCACATCCCCGGAGCCGTGTCCGCCCCCTTCGCCGGCAACCTGGACGACGGCGGCCGCTTCCTCCCGCCGGAGACGCTCCGGGCGCGGTACGCGGCGCTCCTCGGGGAGGTGCCCCCGGAGCGGGTCGTCTGCTACTGCGGCTCGGGCGTGACGGCCAACCACGTCCGCCTGGCGATGGCCCACGCCGGCCTCGGCCTGCCCCGCCTCTACCCCGGCTCGTGGAGCGAGTGGATCACCGACCCCGCCCGCCCCGTCGCACGGGAAGCGACCCCATGA